In Humulus lupulus chromosome 7, drHumLupu1.1, whole genome shotgun sequence, the following are encoded in one genomic region:
- the LOC133792657 gene encoding putative F-box/kelch-repeat protein At4g22430, whose amino-acid sequence MVIPIETSVKLHRQVELHGRRYRLCIVNPITKQVAQLPPCPEILYEELTCYSTSYTYRCGFVLSSSSSYKVVVITSALHPQPGDKFRASIYSSETGEWSVCFRFYFSVKLDDWYHTPIGCNGVVYWSFGILSYARIVGFDPTTIECCSITLPVEFDTSLNRNDHFSMHLGVVRGQQLRLLQLFLDKGVGHYVLRAWDLAQPSSSSPRPRWVLAQFDILRWELHGTRSLFPMSLFPLTHHPGEADVVYLR is encoded by the exons ATGGTCATTCCGATTGAGACTAGTGTCAAACTCCACCGGCAGG TGGAGCTTCACGGGAGGAGATACCGCCTCTGTATCGTTAACCCCATAACCAAACAAGTGGCTCAACTCCCTCCATGTCCCGAAATTTTGTACGAAGAGCTCACATGTTACTCTACGAGCTATACATATAGGTGTGGATTTGTACTATCATCCTCATCATCATACAAGGTCGTTGTAATTACTTCAGCTCTTCATCCACAACCGGGGGACAAGTTTCGTGCATCCATCTACTCTTCTGAGACAGGAGAATGGAGTGTCTGTTTCAGATTCTACTTTTCGGTCAAGTTAGATGATTGGTATCATACACCAATTGGATGCAATGGAGTTGTGTACTGGTCGTTCGGGATATTATCTTATGCGAGGATAGTCGGATTCGATCCTACTACTATTGAATGCTGTTCGATTACCCTGCCGGTGGAGTTTGACACTAGTCTCAATCGGAATGACCATTTTAGTATGCATCTTGGAGTGGTTCGGGGTCAACAACTGCGTCTGCTGCAGTTGTTTTTGGACAAGGGGGTTGGTCACTATGTTCTCAGAGCATGGGATTTAGCACAGCCTTCCTCTTCATCACCACGACCACGATGGGTTTTGGCTCAGTTCGACATACTGAGATGGGAACTACATGGAACAAGGTCCTTGTTTCCCATGTCCTTGTTTCCCCTTACGCACCATCCTGGAGAGGCCGACGTAGTTTACCTGAGATGA